GAATGACTTGAAAAAGAAATAGTAAATATGTTTTCCCAGAAGAAAAAATATGCAATCATCAGTATTGCAACAACATATATGTTTGGTATCTATGGGAAGAAAAGAACTTTATCGAACCAAGAcaattactgaaaagaagtaacTCAAAGAAGTGCCTAAAATTTAAAAGAAACCAAACAATAAATAATGATTGAAAACCAAGACTACATAAGAAAAACAGATCCCTTATAGTTCATCCATAATTGAGTCTTGAACTAATATTATTGCATAATATTAAAGAACTGATGCCATCATTGTGGTCCACAGTTCACTGGTTCTTTCCCTAATCTACCTTGCATAAGTTAGCACGCATGCTTCTGTTTTAGCTAAAAAAATTGTCTATGAAAGATACTATATTTCCTTAGCATCATGCGGGGGTATTTCAAACGGAGATggtaaaactccctatgagttatggaacaataaaaaacccaatgtttcatattttaaagtctttgggtgtaagtgttttatcttgaatgaaaaggataacttaggaaaatttgatgctaaatccgatgaaagaatctttcttggttattcttcggtttctaaagcctttcgtatcttcaataaaagaactttaattatcgaactaAGGATCGGCATGAAATTAATATATGAATGTGGAGTACCTGTGCAGATTTGTAAGCCAAAAGAGTGCTCTCAGCTGCTTCTTTCCTCTCAGCTCCAGTCTTGAACTCTGCCAAGTACCTAAGCAGAAAAACAAAACAAGATTATCGTTACcaccaaattaaaaaaaaagtacgAAGTACAAATAtatctactttttttttcttagagGAATATGTTTCATCTAACCTGTGGTAGTCACCCTTCATCTTAAGGTAAAACACCTTGGACTCAGCGGTGGTGGCGGAGGGGACGAGGTGGGTGTCAAGCAGCTTCAGGATTCCATCGCAGATTTTGCTGAGCTCGGCCTCGACCTTGCTGCGGTACTCCTTGATCAAGGTGACGTGATCCTCGTTCCCGCGGCTCTCCTCCTTCTGCTCGATGGAGGAGATGATACGCCAGGACGCGCGGCGAGCTCCAATCACGTTCTTGTAGGCCACCGAGAGGAGGTTGCGCTCCTCCACCGTGAGCTCCTCCCCGTTTATCGTCTTCACGACGGTCTCCATGAACTCCACCATCTCCTCGTACCGCTCCGCCTGCTCCGCCAGCTTGGCCATGTACACATTCTCCTCGCGGGGCGACTCCACCGGTGACATTTTGATAGATCTCAACGAAGATGTCGACTCTGGCGAATTATGAACACAGATCGAcatcaaaatgatatttttatgccGTTTATTTAGGAAAACAAATCAGATACAAACGAATCCATCAATTGGGAGGATCTAAAAGTTCTTGCTCAACGATAAAAACAGTTCGATTCAAGGAAACGTTGCAAAGAAGCAGAGTTTGCAGAGAAACCAAAACATAGATAAGAGATGATATGCTTAGATTCATCATCAAAAGATTTCAAAATGAAACTGTTCGAATATAACACCACAGAAGAAGAAAACCGTGCAGTACAGGAATCCGTCAAGAAATATGAAGCGGAAAAACGGCCGGATCACACGAAATGACGGCGGAAGCACGGCCCTTCACAGAGGCAACCGAGGAGCTTAGGGTTCCTCTTGCTTACCTTTTTCTCTCGCTTTCTCTGTGCACACCGCTCAATCGGTAGCTAACGTTGCCTCGGGTTATTTAGGGCGACTGGGGAATGCATTGATGAGGAAACACAGGGCGGCATTGTTCTTACCTTTTTCCGACGCACCCGCTGACCAACCTCAGGAGCGCCCGCGTTTGCAACCAATCAGAAGACGGGTGAACAAAGAAGTAGAAACAATCGGTACGAATAATATCATGATCGGTGAGTGCTATCGGGTGGTCCTTCGGAGGAGGAGGATCGAACACGTGGAAGGAACACGGGGATGGCATCCGGTGGCCCGCCCATCAGCTGGACCACGCGGAACGCGGGCTGCCTGATTCGCCCGATGCTGTGATACCAAATTGACCGACAGCCCGCATCATGCGGCCACGGAAAGCGACGGCCCCGCCCGAGACGGGGAACAGGATTCCCGGATCGCTCCCTACGTCCGCGATGATGTCATGACCCATGGGCCGAGCCGCTTGCCGTGAGCCTGTATCCCTGAATCACGGCTCGAGTCACGACCGATGACAAGTGAGTTGTAGCTAACCACGATTAATAGGTTTGGTCTCAATGCACGTACACAAATAGGTGCAACAACGGTGGGCCTATAATTGGGCCTCATGGCCCAGCCTATAGAACAACGATAGCAGGCTTCACGGCCGGCTGGCTAAATTACCACACAAAGGCGGCGCGCGTGGGCAGCAGGTCTCCAGAAAACCCTAACAGGCCGCCGCGCTCTGATCTCATGGCGGTGCTGCAGTTCTTCCCACCTTCGTCGCCGATCGTGTCGGCGAGGCTGCACCCTGTCGTCCTCTTCAACATCTGCGATTGCTACGTCCGGCGCCCCGACCAGGCGGACCGTGTCATCGGAACCCTCCTCGGCTCCGTCTCCGATGGCGTCGTCGAGATCAAGAACTCCTATGCCGTCCCCCACAACGAATCCGCCGACCAGGTGCGCCCCATTAGTCCTCCCTTGGTTCCAGTCCTTAGTTTTTATCCTTACTTACCTTCTCGACATCGCAACtgaaataaaatatgatatttgaTCTTAGATATTGATGGATATGCTGTAAGAGGATTAATTCGAAATCGTTCTTCATTTGTTAGATATTTTCCCGATTAGATGATCTGTAGTTTCAGCACTTTCAGTAAGGATTCATCACCAGTTGTACACGTTGATACTAAGCAATATTATTTTCTAAAACTTAATATTGCACAAACTGTTTTCTAACATAATTTGGTAAACATTCTTCAGTTTTGTAACTGGGCATCTTGATGTTATATTCTTCTTCTCTGCTTCTTAAATAACTACCTTGAGGAACTTTATTAATTTAGTAGTTCTTATAGAAAAATTTGAGGGAAATTCTACGTGTCAACATTGGCAAATCTATACTTGAAACTTTGAAGCAGTCTAGTTATTCTGTCAACAACCAAATATATTTTAGCAGAATCACAATAATGGAAAGCACAATATATTGTGTTGGATCTGCTCAAATTTATCTTGATTTCCGTATGATAGTTGTTATATATTTGGGTTTTTGTTGGCAATTTGAAGTTTTAAAGTTGAGATATGAATGTTACACTGATTGTCTTGCTTCATGCCATTTTATTTTGGTTTCCAAGAGTTATCACTAAGTAAATTCCATCGTATGGATCTGCCTGCAGATTGTtggtttgttttctttttttcctaaaCTTCAATGTTGTCTTTAACATGCCTTCTACCTCAGGTTGCGTTGGATGTTGAGTACCATCGGAACATGTATATGTCCCACCTAAAGGTGAATCCCAAGGAAGTACTTGTTGGATGGTAAATGCCTCTCTGTTTGAATAGCCATGATTTTCTGGCATTTCTTTTGCTTtgcatgtataattaaatatttcatgCACAGCTGCATTTGAGGTATCCTTGTACTCTTGCAACTataatcatgtttttttttattttctcatggTCTTTTTTCATCTAGAAGTAAATATGTCATCGGAAGATTTACTTCTTAGGGTAATGAAGTGTATTAGTTTGGGTTAGTTACTATCGATTTGTTTTAGTTCAATGGACGGCTGTAATTTCTTTTTAAATTTGTGTCTTTCTTTTATATTGAACTATATCAATTTAGAACAACAATTTTTTTAGGATTAGTTATTTTTACCTTCAAATTATTCTATCTGGCAATTCGTGGTAGTAGCTAACAATTATTTATTCGAACTGTTTCATAGTAATGATTATGATTTTGTCCTAATGTATTTTGCATTTTGTAACTATCAGATTTACTAAAGATATCTCTAGTCACAACCTTTTTTATAGGTCTCCTCCAGCACATTTGTATCTTGGTAGTTTGTATTCTCAGACATGTTCTGGCGGAGAATATGATTCTCATATAACTTGAATATTCTTTGAGTTTTTTGTGATGGATTTAATGTTGTGTATATCAGGTATTTATCAGTGGTTCCTTTATTGTTTTGCTGAACCagatttgttttttgttttgccttttcttttctcaGCTCACTACCTTTTATTATGCTTTTGTCACAGTTTTATCAATTACTCTCAGTGTATTTTCTTACTTTTTCTACCTTTGTATACATACtttcattttttttactttttttatatgtatatattataagataccactttttaatttttataaagaaTATTATGGAAAAATCAAATTCTTGTTGACAGTTTTATTGGTTTCCTATAAAGAATATGTTGCTTATGTGCTTATCAAGTCATATGACTGAACCATAATGGACCTACATAGCTTCAATATTTATCTGACTGCATATGCAGGCCCAATTCTTACTGTTGAATTTTGACTCCGCAATTGGGAATGTGTTGCTGTTGGGGGTGCCTCCATATGTGTCATGTATTGATCTATGTTCATGTGTTTTTTAACAACCTTTTGCACTTTGCTACCAACCCAACTCTTGTCTCAGTCTGATATGGGACCTGCTGTGATTGTGCTGATTGGTTTAGACTTTTGATTTATGTATTTAGTTTAGTTGATTTTAAATTTCAAGCATGAGCAGATGTTctgttttcgtaagctttcaagtTACAGATAATATGGTTAGGCTTGTTTGTGTTTCTTCAAAGAACATAATGATGTGTATTGCTACCTTAATGATGTGCGTTGTTCAGGTTTTCAACTGGCTTCGGTGTTTCTGGTGGGAGCTCATTAATACATGACTTCTATGTAAAGGAACTTAAAGATTCTGTAAAAGATCTTAAGGATGCACAGAATTCTGTTCCCCCTCTTCATCTTACTGTTGATACTGGATTCAGAAATGGAGAGGCTTCAATAAAAGCTTATGTATCAGTTAATTTGTCTCTTGGAGATAGGCCACTTGCAGCACAATTTCAAGAAATTCCTTTGGATTTGAGGATGATTGAGGCAGAACGAGTTGGATGTATGACTTTTACTTGAAATACTTTTGACATTCCACATTTCTATCTTGTAAATGTTGGACATATGTCTGAATATTCCTTGGTCTCTagatatgctatgttttttataCATGCTTATGTGGCAGAATTTGTGGGATAAGCCTCATCCCTGCTGACTCACTTTTTATAGTAAGCCTTTGTTATTCAAAGCCTTTGTTTCACCAAAGGTCACTTCTTTACATGCTGTTAATAGAACCTCTTAAACATTGGTAGATCATACTGTTATCTAAATGGTAAATTCATGTAGAATAGATTGAGGTTCATGGTTTGATTTGTTTATATTTTAAGATTCCTTTTTTATTACATCAGGTTCATTTGCACTTCCAAGATAATTTGGAGAAATAATCCCTGCCTGACTAAATAAGGtccctggtagcttatatatggaCATGCATATATACACTCATTTTGAACTGGTATAGATCTCATTGTAGGTCTTTTGGCAGCAGACTTGACCAGAAATGTTGAATCCTGCTGAGAGTTGTGGGCTCCCTCCCTTCTATCTTCCCCTCTCCCtgcatgtatatatacaaattaCACACAAATTATCTCTGCTTTCATCTTGTATGGATTGGTAACAAGTCATCTTAGCATCCCTGCATGTATGTAGAGAAGATTTTGCATTTAGAAGTTCATTTAGTTTGTTTCATTCATAtggtttaaaattttcttttaatgacTAACAATGTGATGTTTTCCTTCTGGACTATCAAGTAAATTTAGTTTACATCTGTATTGGTGTTAAAGTTAgttgtattttctttcttaatttcAACAGTGAGCTATTTGACTCATGCATTTTCATACTGGAAGTGATGTTGAAAACAAACTAAAAAAGATGATGGCATAGTGCAAAACACTTCTGCCAATGCAAGTTTTGGAAGGATCAATTTATGCTACAAACTAAGTGCTATGTTTTTTTGTCATTGCAGTTGATATCTTGAAGACAACTGTTGTCGACAAGCTTCCGAGTGACTTGGAGGGAATGGAAGCTTCAATGGAGAGATTGTATGCACTGATTGATGATATCTATAAATACGTTGATGATGTTGTGGTAAGAGTCTCTatgacattttctttttcttgtctaAGACCTAAGTGTTCCAATATTTATTAGGAAGGACGTGCAGCCCCGGATAATGATATCGGGAGATTTCTCGCTGACACTTTGGCTTTGGTTCCAAAAATTTCACCAGCAGCTTTCGACAAGGTTTTCAATGACAGAATTCAGGTGGAGGCTTCTTTCCATCTGAAAAGGCCCTGATAAGAAATGTTCACCATCTTTTGCATTACTTAAATGAACTCTTTTCTCTTCATTACAGGATAATCTTGCATTGGTATACTTGTCAAGCCTCATTAGGGCACAGCTCGGCATTGCAGAAAAACTGAACACAGCTGCTCAGATACTGTAACTCACCTTTTGTTTCCGAAAGAAGCTGCCAATATGTTGTCTGTTTAAACCAAGTAGACATTATTAATTGTGGAGATTTACAGTCAGGCAGTTAGTGGTATTATCAGATATATACTGTTTTCAAGTTTTGGTGAAAGGATTCCTCCCTGATGATATTTCTGCACTGGATCATTTTTAACATTGTATCATATTTGGTTTTCTGATGCCATCTCTTCATGTCCCAGAAGCCGCCTACTCTTTTGTAGGCATTACTTTTCACTTAGTGCTTTGTGATATCTAGTTTAATTTATTTCATAGTTACTTTGGCATACAAAATTTATAGTTAAGAAAGTACTGCTTGATAAAAAATTGAACATTCTGATCTTTAGATTTAaagtatttatattaaaatttttataattatgaaagtgtaaTATGTAattctatttattttaatattatcgattttattgatgaaaaatatgataatataattaatatgaaaatgataaataaattgataatttGATTAGTGGTGGTGGATGATGGTGTTGTGGGTGGTGGTTATGATTGTGTTTGACAAGAACGATACATTGGTCAGTTTTATCGATATTGATTCGAATATTGATGATGAAGAGGATGCCTCGATATAGGAGGAAAAGGAGGGAGGTGAGGTATCTACATTGATGTCGCATTGTTctgtcttctttttctcttttggtgTCGTTTTGTATCTGTGTTGATGTTGGAGGAGGTAGGTGAGGTATTTTGTGTCGACATTGCATCACTTTGCCTTCTTCTTTTTTAGCGTCATTTTGCATTTACATTGACGtcggaagagaaagaagagacagGTGAGGCATCTACGTCAACGTCGTTGACGATGAGGAGGAAAAAGGAAAAGGAGGCAGGTGAGGCAGAGTTGTGCCTCATAGATGCCTCACCTgtctcttcctccttcgacgtCGAATCgctctacctcctcttcctccttccttctcATCATTAGTGATACTGATATCTCACCTAGCTCCTCCTTTGGCATCAGCACAAATGTAGAGTGGTATTGAAGGAGGAAGATGAAGTAGAGTGGTAGGTGCGCCAACGCAAATGCCTCACctctctccttttcctcctccgtCATCGACATAATATTTCACCACTCtgcctcatcttcctcctcgttATCAATGTTCAGATTGACATCAATAAGGTTGACCATCGCTTCATTCTCATCGACCACCACTACAATAGCCACCCATGGTACAATCATCCATCACcatcgttaaaattatcttttgtctATCATCTTCGTATCATTCATGCATGTATTATCACATATCTCTCCTCAATAAagctaataatattatgataaataaaattaaatattttaattttataactataaatatctcaatataaattttttaaatttaaaatttaagatactaaaaaaatctaattataagagataatacTGTAATTAGTCTGAAAAAAAAATGATGCTAATAATCTATAGTTCAAATAAGGTTCTGAACTAGACCAGTTTGTGTTGGTTTTTAATCTTagtttaatgataattttattgtaTTTAAAGAAGAATAGATTGTATATGATTGCTTGAGCACATCTCGGAGGCAAACATGGAGAGAATTGGCAAGCCAACTGTTTAGTAACATGATGCAATAATGGCAATAATTAGTTAATTTGATAAGATGCATACTAAAAGGGATTTATATAACTAAATAAGCTCAATTAAGCAAGAGTTTGAGATGAGTTATAGATTTGGTGGTGGAATGATGCAACTTTCACTGCATGCATAGGctaaggctaattatatattagcctTGTAGTTAGACCTTCTTAGCTTTCcatctaaaaattttatattaaaatatctataattatataaaaataaaatatttaattttatttatcataacgtTATCGGTTTTACCaacgaaaacataaaaataatagataaaaaattaatttcaacGTCTTAATTATATTTTCGGTGATGACGAACGACGACGTCACTGGAGCCGTGAGTGACTATTGTGAATAATGAGAATGTGACAATGAGAGGTGAGACaaagggagaggaagaagagggcgaCACAAATGCAAAGCGACGTCACCCTTCCCCTCATTAGTATCGGTGCCAACGTAGATGGATATAGAGCGGTGCCACTCTACATCTGCATCTACGTCGGCACCGATATAGATGCCGAGTGACACTCTGCATCTATATATGCAACGGCGTCGACATAGATGTCAAGTGACACTTTGCATCTACATCTACATTGGCACCAATGTGTGCCAATGTAGATGTAGAGCATCAATATCTATgtcgtcctcttcttcctttctctttatCTCACCTCTCTTTGTCGTTCTTTCTGTTTATCTGCAACAGTCACTCACAACCCCTAGCAACGTCACCATCCGCCACCATTAAAAACATAACTAgaacattgaaattattttttatccattGCTTTCGTACTTTCATCGATAAAACACACGACATTAGAATAAATGAAACTAGATGTTTTCCTTTCATAACTATAtaaatcttaatataaatttttgagaTCCAAGGATCGGGATACTAAAGATATCTTAATGcaagggataatatataattagccccatAATCTTACAAATACTAAATGTAATATTTTCTTTATAGGGGGTTATTTAAAAGCCTGACAATGAAAACATCTTTCATAACAAAAACCCTTCTATCAAACAAAGGGGTGTGAGCTCAAGCTATTGCCTTTAACTAGTTATTGTGCTAGAAATATCATCTTTGCAGGGAGGAACTTGTGCCATCTTATTAAAAAATGTTCAATGGCACTTGGAAGGATGGACTGAGATCAATGCTAATGGGTTTGTATTGTTCAAGGAAGGTGAAGTAGGTTTCATTCTCACAGATGCAGATGGACAATGCAAAATGGCGGATCAGAGATATAGCTACAGCAGAATCCATTAACAATGTGAAGTTTTGCAAGGCAGAGGTCTACTTAAAAGGCTAAAGCATCGGAATGGGGACTTGTAATGAGTCCAACTTGAGACAGATTCCTGCCATATTAAGAACATTCAGATAGATGGGAGAATTCCACCTTGCAAGATTCAATATGTTATCTCACATGTCAATTTTGAAAATTATGTTTACAGAAAAAATACTCATATCAAGCAGTAAATTGGCTTATATTCAACATGATAAGTCAGGATTCTTTTTTCCTATGATCACTGATCATGTAGGGTCATGAAGAAGCAACCTAACCCTGATAAATTCTTTTCCTATGATCACTGTGTTTAAGCATTTCCACTGAAGTAATGCTTCCTACAAAGTGATGATGCATGCATTCATGCGGTCTCAACACCGTATTTTCACTAAATACATCACTTGTTTTCCAAGAGAGCAAACAAACAGGGAATGTGATTTTTCATGATGATGTTGTTTGGTTGATATTTTCTAGCTTTATGCAACATCAAAGAGAGAAGTCTACAATTAGGATGGAGGAAATGATATCAACAGTCAAGGAAGAGCCTCCAACCATAGAGTTGTGATGTTGATCTGCTGTTAATAGAACAGGGTGAAGGAGGCAGGAGCATTACAGTACAACAGACTTTGTATCTTATAATTTTGGCTGGCCTTAAGAGAGAGAAGAGCAAAAAGAGAAGCCTGGAAAAGGCTGACCAAAAGGGTTagagagagaagaaaatagaagtaGAAAAACAAGAGGATAACAATAGCTATTTCTTACTGtggaggaaaagaagaggaggcCAAAACAAGTGTTAAAGTGCAGAAGATGAGAGGATTGCTGGCCTTAAAGATCATGTCAGAGTTGAATCAGCCAGGTATTTATTCAGAGCTCGGGTTAGTTTTAGAAAAACAATGGGACAGATCTTGACAGATTATTAAGCAATAAATAAAAACCTTCAGCAGCCGAAAGATACAATAAAAACCAATCGACCGTCGCATTATAAAGATGGCACATCAGAATCAAACTAATGATTGCCAAACTTCAGAATCCAACTAATATCATATCCTGAACTAAACCTGACTCATATTGGTCAAATTTAACAAATTAAGACTAACATTAATGCTCAAACTAAAACCAACAGAATAAGACTTTGCTCATCAGAGCtgccataatttttttatttatttaagctAAAGTGCCATAAATTTTTGTTTAGCAGCAAACTAGGACATATTCCATAGGACTACATAAATAGATATCCAGAATTACCCAAAATTGATGTTCTGATTATCTCATTCATTTCATCCATATTATTAAGCATGAAGAGAGTGAAAATAACCCTTTTGAATCCAGTCTTTTGAAAGACATGGATTCATTTACACCTCCATATATTGTTTAACCATTCAACTTGTTTGAGATagaatgtctaaacaaagtattaaacaCATTGAGAAGACATctaacaagtttttgcatcttataGTGTCTCGAATATCTGTATGGTCACAAAAACATGCTTCACAACTACCAATATGATTTCACTGCAATCACCTAGTAAAAGAATGGGTGGGATTTCTAAGTTATACATAGTATTTCAGGATGCTACATCACCAGCGCAAGGCAAATTAGAGGCTTTTATGTCACCCTGTAATTTTTTGCAATGGTAATATTTGATAGATCAAGAACCAAATACTATTGTAATGATTATGACTAAAACATAGAAACTATTCTAAGTAAATCGTGATCACTCAGACAATTTTCATTGTTACTCTTGTCTAGCGATCATGTAATTATCAATCTACTCAAATTTGAATATTAAGCACATGAAAAAGAAACCATCCTTCTTGTAAGAaagattaattttctttttcttctaagcCCTTCTCCAAATGAGTCCTTCAGTACTTCGTTTATGAAATTTGATTACAACAATGCTAGGTGGAGAGTGGGTTCTTTTTTTTCCTGTGGCCCAGAGAATTGCCACTTTCCTGCAGAAACTCACTAGGAGAGACGATCCATAGCTTAACCACATTTACTTTGGCTTCACCAACCAGTGGCCTCTGTTTAACATGCAGAATGAATGGTCAAAGTATCTCGTCTTGGATTGTCCCTTTTCAGTCAAACTATCGGACTACATGCACCACCATCACCTTGATAACACTATCCTTTGAATATGTTCTCTCTTAATTGTCCAACATTCTGATAATTGCACAACCATCTGCATAACTGTCTCTATTTTGCTCAATTTTCCATAATACCATAAGCCATACCTTCTTCAGGTTAAATATAAAATCTAACCAACATTTTTGAAGTCTTTAAATGTTTGGAACTTCTCATTCACTTATTGATACTATAGTGCTGAAGTTACAGTTCTCGCATGCGGCATAAATTCTACATAGTCTAGAAATCTTATCAGAAGTTCAACACAAAATCACAACTCAAAAGAGCAATACAGATTTAAAAATACTCAAAAAAGTTTCAAGACAGTAAAGCAATAAATATTTCAGTGCTAAAATAAGAACATACTTATGATACAATTGTCATCTTGTAGG
This genomic stretch from Musa acuminata AAA Group cultivar baxijiao chromosome BXJ3-9, Cavendish_Baxijiao_AAA, whole genome shotgun sequence harbors:
- the LOC135649752 gene encoding 14-3-3-like protein GF14-C, with protein sequence MSPVESPREENVYMAKLAEQAERYEEMVEFMETVVKTINGEELTVEERNLLSVAYKNVIGARRASWRIISSIEQKEESRGNEDHVTLIKEYRSKVEAELSKICDGILKLLDTHLVPSATTAESKVFYLKMKGDYHRYLAEFKTGAERKEAAESTLLAYKSAQDIALADLAPTHPIRLGLALNFSVFYYEILNSPDRACSLAKQAFDEAISELDTLGEESYKDSTLIMQLLRDNLTLWTSDITEDGADEIKEAPKKESGEGQ
- the LOC135648450 gene encoding eukaryotic translation initiation factor 3 subunit F-like — translated: MAVLQFFPPSSPIVSARLHPVVLFNICDCYVRRPDQADRVIGTLLGSVSDGVVEIKNSYAVPHNESADQVALDVEYHRNMYMSHLKVNPKEVLVGWFSTGFGVSGGSSLIHDFYVKELKDSVKDLKDAQNSVPPLHLTVDTGFRNGEASIKAYVSVNLSLGDRPLAAQFQEIPLDLRMIEAERVGFDILKTTVVDKLPSDLEGMEASMERLYALIDDIYKYVDDVVEGRAAPDNDIGRFLADTLALVPKISPAAFDKVFNDRIQDNLALVYLSSLIRAQLGIAEKLNTAAQIL